One genomic segment of Fusobacterium simiae includes these proteins:
- the tuf gene encoding elongation factor Tu, with the protein MAKEKYERSKPHVNIGTIGHVDHGKTTLTAAISKVLSDKGWAKKVDFDQIDAAPEEKERGITINTAHIEYETEKRHYAHVDCPGHADYVKNMITGAAQMDGAILVVSAADGPMPQTREHILLSRQVGVPYIVVFLNKADMVDDEELLELVEMEVRELLTEYGFPGDEIPVIRGSALGALNGEAKWIDKIMELMEAVDNYIPTPERAIDQPFLMPIEDVFTITGRGTVVTGRVERGIIKVGEEIEIVGIKPTTKTTCTGVEMFRKLLDQGQAGDNIGVLLRGTKKEEVERGQVLAKPGSIHPHTNFKGEVYVLTKDEGGRHTPFFTGYRPQFYFRTTDITGAVTLPEGVEMVMPGDNITMTVELIHPIAMEQGLRFAIREGGRTVASGVVSEIIK; encoded by the coding sequence ATGGCTAAAGAAAAATATGAAAGAAGTAAACCACATGTAAACATTGGAACAATTGGACACGTTGACCACGGAAAAACAACTTTAACTGCAGCTATATCTAAAGTATTATCTGATAAAGGATGGGCTAAAAAAGTAGATTTTGACCAAATTGATGCTGCTCCTGAAGAAAAAGAAAGAGGAATCACTATCAACACAGCTCATATTGAATATGAAACAGAAAAGAGACACTATGCTCACGTTGACTGTCCAGGACACGCGGATTATGTTAAAAACATGATAACTGGAGCTGCTCAAATGGATGGAGCTATCCTTGTTGTATCAGCTGCTGATGGACCTATGCCTCAAACAAGAGAACATATATTACTTTCAAGACAAGTTGGAGTTCCATATATTGTTGTTTTCTTAAATAAAGCTGATATGGTTGATGATGAAGAATTATTGGAATTAGTAGAAATGGAAGTTAGAGAATTATTAACTGAATATGGATTTCCTGGTGATGAAATTCCTGTAATAAGAGGTTCAGCATTAGGAGCTTTAAATGGTGAAGCTAAATGGATTGATAAAATAATGGAACTTATGGAAGCAGTAGATAACTATATTCCAACTCCAGAAAGAGCAATAGATCAACCATTCTTGATGCCAATAGAAGATGTTTTCACAATAACAGGAAGAGGAACAGTTGTTACTGGAAGAGTTGAAAGAGGAATCATCAAAGTTGGAGAAGAAATTGAAATAGTTGGAATTAAACCTACAACTAAAACAACTTGTACAGGAGTTGAAATGTTTAGAAAACTTCTTGATCAAGGTCAAGCAGGAGACAACATTGGAGTGTTATTAAGAGGAACTAAAAAAGAAGAAGTTGAAAGAGGACAAGTTCTTGCTAAACCAGGAAGTATTCACCCTCATACAAACTTTAAAGGTGAAGTTTATGTATTAACTAAAGATGAAGGAGGAAGACATACTCCATTCTTTACTGGATATAGACCTCAATTCTATTTTAGAACTACTGATATCACTGGTGCAGTAACATTACCTGAAGGAGTAGAAATGGTAATGCCAGGAGATAACATCACTATGACTGTAGAATTAATCCACCCAATCGCTATGGAACAAGGATTAAGATTCGCTATCAGAGAAGGTGGAAGAACTGTTGCTTCTGGAGTTGTTTCTGAAATAATTAAATAG
- the fusA gene encoding elongation factor G, with translation MARKVSLDMTRNVGIMAHIDAGKTTTTERILFYTGVERKIGEVHEGQATMDWMEQEQERGITITSAATTCFWKGHRINIIDTPGHVDFTVEVERSLRVLDGAVAVFSAVDGVQPQSETVWRQADKYKVPRLAFFNKMDRIGANFDMCVSDIREKLGSNPVPIQIPIGAEDQFEGIVDLIEMKELVWPVDSDQGQHYDTKDIRAELKEKAEEARQYMLESIVETDDALMEKFFGGEEITKEEIIKGLRKATIDNTIVPVVCGTAFKNKCIQPLLDAIVNYMPAPTDVAMVEGRDPKNPDILIDREMSDDAPFASLAFKVMTDPFVGRLTFFRVYSGFVEKGATVLNSTKGKKERMGRILQMHANKREEIEHVYCGDIAAAVGLKDTTTGDTLCAEDAPIVLEQMEFPEPVISVAVEPKTKNDQEKMGIALSKLAEEDPTFRVRTDEETGQTIISGMGELHLEIIVDRMKREFKVESNVGKPQVAYRETITQSCDQEVKYAKQSGGRGQYGHVKIILEPNPGKEFEFVNKITGGVIPREYIPAVEKGCREALESGVIAGYPLVDVKVTLYDGSYHEVDSSEMAFKIAGSMALKQAAAKAKPVILEPVFKVEVTTPEEYMGDIIGDLNSRRGMVSGMIDRNGAKIITAKVPLSEMFGYATDLRSKSQGRATYSWEFSEYLQVPASIQKQIQEERGK, from the coding sequence ATGGCTAGGAAAGTATCGTTGGATATGACTAGAAACGTTGGAATAATGGCTCATATCGATGCTGGGAAAACAACAACAACAGAAAGAATCCTATTTTATACTGGAGTTGAAAGAAAAATAGGAGAAGTTCATGAAGGTCAAGCAACAATGGACTGGATGGAACAGGAGCAAGAAAGAGGAATAACAATTACTTCTGCTGCCACTACATGTTTTTGGAAAGGTCATAGAATAAATATAATAGACACACCAGGACACGTGGACTTTACTGTTGAAGTTGAAAGATCTCTAAGAGTACTAGATGGAGCTGTTGCAGTGTTCTCAGCTGTTGATGGTGTTCAACCACAATCAGAAACAGTATGGAGACAAGCTGATAAATATAAAGTACCAAGACTAGCTTTCTTTAATAAGATGGATAGAATTGGAGCTAACTTTGATATGTGTGTGTCAGATATCAGAGAAAAATTAGGTTCAAACCCAGTACCTATACAAATTCCTATTGGTGCAGAAGACCAATTTGAAGGAATAGTAGATTTAATAGAAATGAAAGAATTAGTTTGGCCAGTAGATTCAGATCAAGGGCAACATTATGATACAAAAGATATTAGAGCAGAATTAAAAGAAAAGGCTGAAGAAGCAAGACAATACATGCTTGAATCTATAGTTGAAACTGATGACGCTTTAATGGAAAAATTCTTTGGTGGAGAAGAAATAACTAAAGAAGAAATTATAAAAGGATTAAGAAAAGCTACTATAGACAATACAATAGTTCCAGTTGTTTGTGGAACAGCATTTAAAAATAAATGTATACAACCTTTACTAGATGCTATTGTAAATTATATGCCAGCACCAACAGATGTTGCAATGGTAGAAGGTAGAGATCCTAAAAATCCTGATATATTGATAGATAGAGAAATGTCAGATGATGCACCTTTCGCATCACTTGCTTTCAAAGTTATGACTGACCCATTTGTTGGAAGATTAACATTCTTCAGAGTATATTCCGGTTTTGTTGAAAAAGGGGCTACTGTCCTTAATTCAACAAAAGGTAAAAAAGAAAGAATGGGAAGAATACTTCAAATGCATGCTAACAAAAGAGAAGAAATTGAGCATGTATATTGTGGAGATATAGCAGCAGCAGTTGGTCTTAAAGATACAACAACAGGAGATACTCTTTGTGCTGAAGATGCTCCAATAGTTCTTGAACAAATGGAATTTCCAGAACCAGTTATTTCAGTTGCTGTTGAACCAAAAACTAAAAATGACCAAGAAAAAATGGGAATAGCATTATCAAAACTTGCAGAAGAAGACCCTACATTTAGAGTTAGAACTGATGAAGAAACAGGTCAAACAATTATATCTGGAATGGGAGAATTGCACCTAGAAATCATTGTAGATAGAATGAAAAGAGAATTTAAAGTAGAATCTAATGTTGGTAAACCTCAAGTTGCTTACAGAGAAACTATAACTCAATCTTGTGATCAAGAAGTTAAGTATGCAAAACAATCTGGAGGTAGAGGACAATATGGACATGTTAAGATTATACTAGAACCAAATCCAGGTAAAGAATTTGAATTTGTTAATAAAATAACAGGAGGGGTAATTCCTAGAGAATATATACCTGCTGTTGAAAAAGGATGTAGAGAAGCTCTTGAATCAGGAGTTATTGCAGGATATCCTTTAGTTGATGTAAAAGTAACACTATATGATGGTTCATACCATGAAGTTGACTCATCAGAAATGGCATTTAAAATAGCTGGGTCAATGGCTCTTAAGCAAGCCGCTGCTAAAGCTAAACCAGTAATATTAGAACCAGTATTTAAAGTAGAAGTAACAACACCAGAAGAGTATATGGGAGATATCATTGGAGATTTAAACTCAAGAAGAGGAATGGTATCTGGAATGATAGATAGAAATGGTGCTAAAATAATAACTGCAAAAGTACCTCTATCAGAAATGTTTGGATATGCAACTGACTTAAGATCTAAATCTCAAGGAAGAGCAACATATTCTTGGGAATTTTCTGAATATCTTCAAGTACCTGCTTCGATTCAAAAGCAAATACAAGAAGAAAGAGGAAAATAA
- the rpsG gene encoding 30S ribosomal protein S7: MSRRRAAVKRDVLPDSRYSDKVVTKVINSIMLDGKKSIAEGIFYSAMDLIKEKTGQEGYDIFKQALENIKPQIEVRSRRIGGATYQVPVEVKADRQQTLAIRWLTTYTRARKEYGMIEKLAAELIAAANNEGATIKKKEDTYKMAEANRAFAHYRV; encoded by the coding sequence ATGTCAAGAAGAAGAGCTGCGGTAAAAAGAGATGTTTTACCTGATTCAAGATACTCTGATAAAGTTGTTACTAAAGTAATAAATTCAATAATGCTAGATGGTAAAAAATCAATAGCTGAAGGAATATTCTACTCAGCAATGGATTTAATAAAAGAAAAAACTGGTCAAGAAGGATATGATATTTTCAAACAAGCTTTAGAAAATATTAAACCTCAAATAGAAGTTAGATCTAGAAGAATTGGAGGAGCTACTTATCAAGTTCCAGTTGAAGTTAAAGCTGATAGACAACAAACACTTGCTATAAGATGGTTAACTACTTATACAAGAGCAAGAAAAGAATATGGAATGATAGAAAAACTTGCAGCAGAATTAATTGCAGCAGCAAATAATGAAGGTGCAACTATTAAGAAAAAAGAAGATACTTATAAGATGGCAGAAGCAAATAGAGCATTTGCACATTATAGAGTATAA
- the rpsL gene encoding 30S ribosomal protein S12: MPTLSQLVKKGRQTLTEKKKSPALQGNPQRRGVCIRVYTTTPKKPNSALRKVARVKLTNGIEVTCYIPGEGHNLQEHSIVLVRGGRTKDLPGVRYKIIRGALDTAGVAKRKQGRSKYGAKNA; the protein is encoded by the coding sequence ATGCCTACTCTAAGTCAATTAGTAAAAAAAGGAAGACAAACATTAACTGAAAAGAAAAAATCTCCAGCTTTACAAGGTAACCCACAAAGAAGAGGGGTTTGTATAAGAGTTTATACAACTACACCTAAGAAACCTAACTCAGCTTTAAGAAAAGTTGCCAGAGTAAAATTAACTAATGGAATCGAAGTTACTTGTTATATTCCTGGTGAAGGACATAACTTACAAGAACACTCAATCGTTCTAGTAAGAGGAGGAAGAACAAAAGATTTACCAGGAGTTAGATATAAAATCATTAGAGGTGCTTTAGATACTGCTGGTGTTGCAAAAAGAAAACAAGGTAGATCTAAGTATGGAGCTAAAAACGCATAA
- a CDS encoding DUF2262 domain-containing protein: MDLKEIKNIFENSKYFSSISIEDDFEFSGTANIWDKNDIEISIEFNPDYTDSLESYKFSLKQIEEKLTWIEKNKKLICKTFIEEEEMFYGLNEDIEKQLSKKGKAKIGNLEFDAPITEDEFSNSLYITYINFYIEDEKNISCNFDLDAEPDYLFGHLANIEIDEDNDILMGGING; the protein is encoded by the coding sequence ATGGATTTAAAAGAAATTAAAAATATTTTTGAAAACAGTAAATATTTTTCTAGTATTTCTATTGAAGATGATTTTGAATTTAGTGGAACAGCGAATATTTGGGATAAAAATGATATTGAAATTTCAATAGAATTTAATCCTGATTACACAGATAGTTTAGAATCTTATAAGTTTTCTTTAAAACAAATTGAAGAAAAATTAACTTGGATAGAGAAAAATAAAAAGCTAATATGTAAAACTTTTATTGAAGAAGAAGAGATGTTCTATGGTTTAAATGAAGATATAGAAAAGCAACTTTCTAAAAAAGGAAAAGCCAAAATTGGTAATTTAGAATTTGATGCTCCTATTACAGAAGATGAATTTTCTAATTCATTGTATATTACATATATTAATTTTTATATAGAAGATGAAAAAAATATAAGTTGCAATTTTGATTTGGATGCTGAACCTGATTATCTTTTTGGACATCTTGCAAATATTGAAATAGATGAAGATAATGATATTTTGATGGGTGGAATAAATGGTTAA
- the fucO gene encoding lactaldehyde reductase, whose product MNRYILNETSYFGAGCRSELATEIKNRGYKKALLVSDKILSECGVLDKVKDILNKSGILYDEFLEIKQNPTIRNCKDGLEAFNKSGADFIIAVGGGSVIDTAKAIGIVKNNPSFSDIKSLEGVANTTKKSVPIIALPTTCGTAAEVTINYVITVEEENRKIVCVDPKDIPLVAIVDAELMLTMPARTIASTGMDALTHAIEGYITKGAHVISDMFEVKAIELISKHLRGAVKDKNIVDMEGMSIGQYIAGMGFSNVGLGIVHSMAHPLGGVYDIPHGVANALLLPIVMEYNMPVCIEKYVNIAKAMGVDITNMPKEAAAKAAIDAVRQLAIDVNIPQRLRELNIPREGLPRLAKDALADVCTGGNPREVTYEDILKLYEIAY is encoded by the coding sequence ATGAACAGGTACATTTTAAACGAAACAAGTTATTTTGGAGCTGGTTGTAGAAGTGAACTTGCAACTGAAATAAAAAACAGAGGCTATAAAAAAGCTCTTCTAGTGAGTGATAAGATTCTATCAGAATGTGGAGTTTTAGACAAAGTAAAAGATATTCTTAATAAATCAGGAATTTTATATGATGAATTTTTAGAAATTAAACAAAATCCCACAATTAGAAATTGTAAAGATGGATTAGAAGCCTTCAATAAATCAGGGGCTGATTTCATTATTGCAGTAGGTGGGGGCTCAGTAATAGATACGGCAAAAGCAATAGGAATAGTAAAAAATAATCCAAGTTTTTCAGATATAAAATCATTAGAAGGAGTAGCAAATACAACTAAGAAAAGTGTTCCTATTATAGCACTTCCAACAACTTGTGGAACAGCAGCAGAAGTAACAATTAACTATGTTATAACTGTTGAAGAAGAAAACAGAAAAATAGTTTGTGTAGATCCGAAAGATATTCCTTTAGTAGCAATTGTTGATGCTGAATTAATGCTAACAATGCCAGCTAGAACCATTGCTTCAACTGGAATGGATGCGTTGACACATGCAATTGAAGGATATATAACAAAAGGAGCTCATGTAATTTCAGATATGTTTGAAGTAAAGGCCATTGAATTAATTTCTAAACATTTAAGAGGTGCTGTAAAAGATAAAAATATTGTGGATATGGAAGGCATGAGTATAGGACAATACATTGCAGGGATGGGATTTAGTAATGTAGGATTAGGAATAGTACATTCTATGGCTCACCCACTTGGAGGAGTTTATGATATTCCACACGGAGTTGCTAATGCACTTTTGTTGCCAATAGTGATGGAATATAATATGCCAGTTTGCATTGAAAAATATGTGAATATTGCAAAAGCAATGGGAGTTGATATTACCAATATGCCAAAAGAAGCAGCAGCAAAAGCAGCAATAGATGCAGTTAGACAATTAGCAATAGATGTGAATATTCCACAAAGATTAAGAGAATTGAATATACCAAGAGAAGGATTACCTAGATTAGCAAAAGATGCTTTGGCAGATGTTTGTACAGGAGGAAATCCAAGAGAAGTTACATATGAAGATATATTAAAATTATATGAAATTGCATATTAA
- a CDS encoding GntP family permease — translation MSPFLLLICLLVSIIIVVILISKFKFNAALALVLGALLMGILARMNILEVVKGINSGFGGMMTGIGFPIGFGIILGQLLSDSGGANVIADKIVKIFPESKAVYAIAFAGFILSIPVFFDVTFVVLIPIAIATMKKVNRSIPYMVGSISIGAGIAHSVIPPTPNPLAAAEIFNFDLGIILGTGLIVGTIVLIISLYIYNKILDRGIWNKEKDETGFGIDIVEQVKLEKYPSLFEALIPIFLPIITILLNTVYSVLFPEKKSIILEFLGTKSISMLLGTLAAYFMAVKYIGNQKTSMSATKSLEAAGIVFLITGAGGSFAEIIKLSGVNDAIVSLVTNLGGNIVLILILSWGLGVIFRQITGSGTVAGITSMTIMSSVAPTIAIHPVFIALACLSGGMFGATVNDSGFWIVSNMSGFTLSGGAKTYTLGEAIASVVSLIVIVISGLLIMII, via the coding sequence ATGTCACCTTTTCTTTTATTAATATGTCTATTAGTATCAATTATAATAGTAGTAATTTTAATATCAAAATTTAAATTTAATGCAGCTTTGGCTCTTGTATTAGGTGCTCTTTTAATGGGTATTTTAGCAAGAATGAATATTTTAGAAGTAGTTAAAGGAATTAATTCAGGTTTTGGTGGAATGATGACTGGAATTGGATTTCCAATCGGATTTGGAATAATTTTAGGACAACTATTAAGTGATTCTGGAGGAGCAAATGTAATAGCCGATAAAATAGTTAAAATTTTTCCTGAATCTAAAGCAGTTTATGCAATAGCATTTGCTGGTTTTATATTATCAATACCAGTATTTTTTGATGTAACTTTTGTTGTTTTAATTCCAATAGCAATAGCTACAATGAAAAAAGTAAATAGAAGCATACCTTATATGGTAGGTTCAATATCTATAGGAGCTGGAATTGCACATTCAGTAATTCCACCAACACCAAATCCATTAGCTGCTGCTGAAATCTTTAATTTTGATTTGGGGATAATTTTAGGAACTGGTTTAATAGTGGGGACAATAGTATTAATAATTAGTTTATATATATACAATAAAATTTTAGATAGAGGAATTTGGAATAAGGAAAAAGATGAAACTGGTTTTGGTATAGATATAGTAGAACAGGTTAAATTAGAGAAATATCCTAGTTTGTTTGAAGCACTAATTCCAATTTTTTTACCAATTATAACTATTTTATTGAATACAGTATATTCAGTTTTATTCCCAGAAAAAAAATCTATTATTTTGGAATTTCTTGGAACAAAGTCAATTTCAATGCTTTTAGGGACTTTAGCTGCTTACTTTATGGCAGTTAAATATATAGGAAATCAAAAAACATCAATGTCTGCAACAAAATCGTTAGAAGCAGCAGGTATAGTCTTTTTAATTACAGGAGCAGGAGGTTCATTTGCTGAAATAATTAAATTATCAGGAGTAAATGATGCAATAGTTAGTTTGGTGACTAATTTAGGTGGAAATATAGTATTGATATTGATTCTATCATGGGGACTAGGAGTAATATTTAGACAAATTACAGGTTCAGGAACTGTAGCAGGGATAACTAGTATGACAATCATGTCATCTGTTGCACCAACTATAGCTATTCATCCAGTTTTTATAGCATTAGCTTGCTTATCAGGAGGTATGTTTGGAGCGACTGTTAATGATAGTGGTTTTTGGATAGTTTCAAACATGTCAGGTTTTACTTTGTCAGGAGGAGCTAAAACATATACATTAGGTGAAGCTATAGCATCGGTAGTTAGTTTAATAGTCATTGTGATTAGTGGATTACTAATTATGATAATATAA
- the rhmD gene encoding L-rhamnonate dehydratase, whose product MEKIGQKIKAIRAYVVEGGGGDYHDQVEEHWIVKQIATPMSIYPEYKMTRTSFGINALKTLVVEVESEDGTVGFAISTGGYPAAWLVMNHLDRFIVGSDVSDIEKMWDQMYRATLYYGRKGIVMNAISAIDLALWDLLGKLRKEPVYKLLGGKVRDELEFYATGPRPDLAKEMGFIGGKIPLVYGPADGEKGLRKNMELAKEMREKVGSDFLLMWDCWMALDLPYAKKLMEESSKLGFKWIEECFNPDDYWSYEDLKKAAPNNIMVTGGEHEATRYGFRMLIEKCDLDILQPDVGWCGGMTELIKIANLAEAHGKLVIPHGSGVYSHHFVITRVNSPFTECLMMAPKADKVLPQYYPLLKDEPIPINGKLKLSDKPGFGVELNKENLVEVKKGQQL is encoded by the coding sequence ATGGAAAAGATAGGACAAAAAATTAAAGCAATTAGAGCTTATGTAGTGGAAGGAGGTGGAGGAGACTACCATGATCAAGTAGAGGAACATTGGATTGTAAAACAAATTGCAACTCCAATGAGCATATATCCAGAGTATAAAATGACAAGAACTAGCTTTGGAATAAATGCTTTAAAAACATTAGTTGTAGAAGTTGAGTCTGAAGATGGAACAGTAGGATTTGCAATTTCAACAGGAGGCTACCCAGCGGCTTGGCTAGTTATGAACCATTTAGATAGATTTATTGTAGGTTCAGATGTGAGTGATATTGAAAAAATGTGGGATCAAATGTATAGAGCAACTTTATATTATGGAAGAAAAGGAATTGTAATGAATGCAATTTCTGCTATTGATTTAGCATTATGGGATTTACTTGGAAAATTGAGAAAAGAACCAGTATATAAACTTCTTGGTGGAAAAGTAAGAGATGAATTAGAATTTTATGCTACTGGTCCAAGACCTGATTTGGCAAAGGAAATGGGATTTATAGGAGGAAAGATTCCTTTAGTTTATGGTCCTGCTGATGGAGAAAAAGGTTTAAGAAAAAATATGGAATTAGCAAAGGAAATGAGAGAAAAAGTTGGATCTGATTTTCTCTTAATGTGGGATTGTTGGATGGCATTAGACTTACCTTATGCTAAAAAGCTAATGGAAGAATCATCTAAACTAGGCTTTAAATGGATAGAAGAATGTTTTAATCCTGATGATTACTGGAGTTATGAAGACTTAAAAAAAGCTGCACCAAATAATATTATGGTAACTGGTGGAGAACATGAGGCAACAAGATATGGATTTAGAATGTTGATTGAGAAATGTGATTTAGATATTTTACAACCAGATGTAGGGTGGTGTGGAGGAATGACAGAACTTATAAAAATAGCAAATTTAGCTGAAGCACATGGAAAATTAGTGATACCACATGGAAGTGGTGTATACAGCCATCATTTTGTTATAACTAGAGTTAATTCTCCATTTACAGAATGTCTAATGATGGCTCCAAAGGCAGATAAAGTTCTTCCACAATATTATCCATTGTTAAAGGATGAACCAATACCGATTAATGGAAAGTTAAAACTTAGTGATAAACCAGGATTTGGAGTTGAATTAAATAAAGAAAATTTAGTAGAAGTGAAAAAAGGTCAACAACTATAA
- a CDS encoding dihydrodipicolinate synthase family protein produces MNNLKGVFPPVITVFKKDGSIDLQATKKHMDYLINSGVNGLAYFGTTGEFFSLSLKEKKEYVDEILKYNNKRTKILVGVGSTNKDEVMEFIEYLKGKDIAAILLINPYFSIYDETEVEAYYNYVAQNTNLKIIIYNFPQLTGFNFPVSLVEKLVKNNTNIVGIKDTVTDQTHLIDMLNIKELKEDFIVYCAFESQSLGALASGAEGFINATANFIPEVTVGLWKAYKEKNFEQCCMYYRKMCQAMEIYKLSTPLLLACKKAVYENILGYDGYEKLPALPLDNKKIEKLKSILKTLKID; encoded by the coding sequence ATGAATAATTTAAAAGGAGTTTTTCCACCAGTAATAACAGTATTTAAAAAAGATGGAAGTATTGATTTACAGGCTACTAAAAAACATATGGACTATTTAATTAATAGTGGTGTTAATGGGCTAGCTTATTTTGGAACAACAGGAGAATTTTTTTCACTTTCATTAAAAGAAAAAAAAGAATATGTAGATGAAATCTTAAAGTATAACAATAAAAGAACTAAAATTTTAGTTGGAGTTGGGAGCACCAATAAAGATGAAGTTATGGAGTTTATTGAATATTTAAAAGGAAAAGATATTGCAGCAATTCTTTTAATTAATCCATATTTTTCAATTTATGATGAAACAGAAGTAGAAGCTTACTATAATTATGTAGCTCAAAATACTAATTTGAAGATAATAATTTATAATTTTCCTCAATTGACAGGATTTAATTTTCCTGTTTCTTTAGTAGAAAAATTAGTAAAAAATAATACTAATATAGTTGGAATTAAAGACACAGTTACAGATCAAACACATTTAATTGATATGTTGAATATAAAAGAATTAAAAGAAGATTTTATAGTATATTGTGCATTTGAATCACAATCATTGGGAGCATTAGCAAGTGGTGCAGAAGGTTTTATAAATGCTACAGCTAATTTTATTCCTGAAGTAACGGTTGGTTTATGGAAAGCTTATAAAGAAAAAAATTTTGAACAATGTTGTATGTATTATAGAAAAATGTGCCAAGCTATGGAAATTTATAAATTAAGTACACCTTTATTATTGGCTTGTAAAAAAGCTGTATATGAAAATATACTTGGGTATGATGGATATGAAAAATTACCTGCTTTACCATTAGACAATAAAAAAATAGAAAAGTTAAAATCTATATTAAAAACTTTAAAAATAGACTAA
- a CDS encoding IclR family transcriptional regulator yields the protein MSVKSAERVLEIFNLLAENPMGLTCKEISKKLGYAVSSTFELLKTLEENKYLLIKENKKYFLGTILIRLGNVVSENLDFKKIIKPHLLEIMDTFLETTFLGMLTENNIIYIDKAQSSQTVSTNANVGSIKPAYCTGLGKIILAYMEENELNQVLSTIKFEKYTKNTIINKEKLRKELKKYKKEGYAIDNEEIEEGLWCLAVPIYDSSSKVKVAISISGPKERMLSKKEKIKEVMLKKSKEISKLLGYL from the coding sequence ATGAGTGTAAAATCTGCAGAGCGTGTTTTAGAAATATTTAATTTATTGGCAGAAAACCCAATGGGATTAACTTGTAAAGAGATTAGTAAAAAATTAGGATATGCAGTAAGTAGTACTTTTGAACTTCTAAAGACTTTAGAAGAAAATAAATACTTATTAATCAAAGAAAATAAAAAATATTTTTTGGGAACAATATTAATTAGATTGGGAAATGTTGTCAGTGAAAATTTAGACTTTAAAAAAATTATTAAACCACATCTATTAGAAATAATGGATACTTTTTTAGAAACTACATTCTTAGGAATGTTAACAGAAAATAATATTATCTATATAGATAAAGCTCAAAGTAGTCAAACTGTTTCAACAAATGCTAATGTTGGGAGTATAAAACCGGCATATTGCACAGGATTAGGAAAAATAATCTTAGCTTATATGGAAGAAAATGAACTAAATCAGGTGTTGAGTACTATAAAATTTGAAAAATATACAAAAAATACTATTATAAACAAAGAAAAATTAAGAAAAGAGTTAAAAAAATATAAAAAAGAAGGATATGCTATTGATAATGAAGAAATTGAGGAAGGATTATGGTGTCTAGCAGTTCCAATTTATGATTCTTCTTCTAAAGTCAAAGTGGCTATTAGTATATCTGGTCCTAAGGAAAGAATGCTTAGTAAAAAAGAGAAAATAAAGGAAGTTATGTTAAAGAAAAGTAAAGAAATTTCAAAATTATTAGGATATTTATAA